One genomic window of Quercus robur chromosome 6, dhQueRobu3.1, whole genome shotgun sequence includes the following:
- the LOC126689897 gene encoding uncharacterized protein LOC126689897, whose amino-acid sequence MSKGKEKVSSSKQFRWLPPIHEMILRILTEEVAKGNKPSSTFRAGSFALVAKEITAQFRVEYHPSYVDNRMRTLKTMWSTIQTLRKKSGFGWDKNLKMITCDAKTYQEEVMAHRKHAEYLNKKIDFYDELAIVVGKDTATGGFSKSYVDIENESDNGDSVEFVADNLEECVVEKGKNVVESSTTGSGISKSRKRGHAPSNVDDSVLTDLSNQLKEIAVTLKEINRGPVDYTTLYNEVMAMMADGYSEDMLATAFDHLCENEKTARGFLAKNARLRKLWLDG is encoded by the exons ATGTCAAAGGGCAAAGAGAAAGTTAGCAGCAGCAAGCAATTTAGGTGGTTGCCACCCATACATGAAATGATACTTAGGATACTTACAGAGGAGGTTGCAAAGGGCAATAAGCCCTCTAGTACTTTTAGGGCCGGCTCCTTTGCTCTTGTAGCGAAGGAGATAACGGCCCAATTCAGGGTTGAGTACCACCCGTCCTATGTTGACAACCGGATGCGAACTCTAAAGACCATGTGGTCCACTATTCAAACTCTTAGAAAGAAGAGTGGATTTGGTTGGGacaaaaatctgaaaatgataACTTGCGACGCTAAAACATACCAAGAAGAAGTTATG GCACATCGAAAGCATGCAGAATAtctgaacaaaaaaattgacttttatGATGAATTAGCGATTGTTGTGGGGAAGGACACAGCCACAGGTGGCTTTTCTAAGTCCTATGTGGATATTGAAAATGAGTCAGACAATGGGGATAGTGTGGAGTTTGTTGCAGATAATTTGGAGGAATGTGTGGTTGAGAAAGGGAAGAATGTAGTTGAATCATCCACCACTGGGTCAGGAATTTCCAAGTCCCGCAAAAGAGGGCATGCACCTTCTAATGTTGATGATAGTGTGCTGACTGATCTGTCTAATCAGCTGAAGGAAATAGCTGTCACTCTGAAAGAAATCAATCGGGGCCCGGTGGATTACACAACTTTGTACAATGAGGTAATGGCTATGATGGCGGATGGATATAGCGAAGATATGCTCGCTACTGCCTTCGACCATCTTTGTGAAAATGAGAAGACGGCACGTGGATTTTTAGCCAAGAATGCTAGGTTGAGGAAGCTGTGGTTAGATGGTTAG